In Duganella zoogloeoides, a single genomic region encodes these proteins:
- a CDS encoding FecR family protein, whose translation MLAGAMLWLVLMSISLHALAQVAGTVTQLSGPMMAKKADGKVKILSLKSDVESGDTLMTEKNTYALVKFIDNSEITLKPGTTFVVEQFAYRDDQPDADRASFNLVKGGLRSLSGLLGKRNKEKFSLKTPVATIGIRGTYFTAEYIGGGGTIPSAPTLPKTAVPTLPPGLYTSVITGQIEVSNPSGTLNFAAGQFGYTPSASQPPILIPQNPGLQFTPPPSFTTIGPVASGQSATPDKSGGVDCEVR comes from the coding sequence ATGCTGGCAGGCGCCATGCTGTGGCTGGTGCTCATGAGCATCAGCCTGCACGCGCTGGCGCAGGTGGCCGGCACGGTGACGCAGTTGAGCGGCCCGATGATGGCAAAAAAGGCCGACGGCAAGGTCAAGATACTGTCGCTGAAATCCGACGTGGAATCGGGCGACACGTTGATGACCGAGAAGAACACCTACGCCCTGGTGAAATTCATCGACAACAGCGAAATCACCCTGAAGCCAGGCACCACCTTCGTGGTGGAACAGTTTGCCTATCGGGACGACCAGCCCGACGCCGACCGCGCCAGTTTCAACCTGGTCAAGGGCGGCTTGCGTTCGCTGTCGGGCTTGCTGGGCAAGCGCAACAAGGAAAAGTTCAGTCTGAAAACCCCGGTTGCCACCATCGGCATCCGCGGCACTTATTTCACTGCAGAATACATCGGCGGCGGCGGCACCATACCGTCGGCCCCGACGTTGCCCAAAACGGCAGTGCCTACCCTTCCGCCAGGACTCTACACGTCCGTGATCACCGGACAGATCGAGGTGAGCAATCCAAGCGGCACGCTTAATTTTGCCGCCGGCCAGTTCGGCTACACGCCAAGCGCCAGCCAGCCGCCGATCCTGATACCGCAGAATCCGGGCTTGCAGTTTACGCCGCCGCCCAGTTTCACCACGATAGGGCCCGTTGCCAGCGGCCAGTCCGCCACGCCGGACAAGTCTGGCGGCGTCGATTGCGAGGTGCGCTAG
- a CDS encoding YDG domain-containing protein, which produces MTKQKPLRTVPAGHPFEPPLRRTALALLIAACFNAAHANPVAPQVVHGQATFNQQGNLFTITNTPNTIINWQSFSVNAGEITRFVQRNAGSSVLNRITGQDPSKILGSLQSNGKVFLINPNGVLFGRDARVDVAGLVASSLALSNQDFLAGKMSFKAGDTAGAVINQGAINVGSGGQILLIAPNVENSGILTAPNGDVLLAAGHSVQLADAANPDLRVVLSAPADQAINIGQVVAQGGRIGMAGALLSQRGVLNANSAVVGENGKIVLKASGKTLLENGSVTSATSAVGEGGEITVLGDQVGMQGNASVDASGALGGGTVLLGGDYQGKNPAIANARQVAVGKDATIAADALENGDGGKVIMWGNETARVFGSISARGGAVSGNGGLVETSGRYLAVDGIRVDTSARSGKRGNWLLDPYDIEVVAGYNGQLQSVDQFADEPLNASIGAGTISNAGSNVILQATHRITFNSAINMVNSGAGLTAQAGEAINVNAAITTIGGAVNLSANDAAGGMAYGASGSVNLNAAIITDYGDVTLSGASILGAGTVNVGNGSLSLKSNRAGGSIALSGTGNQLVGSGAEGQTVRLQADNISFTGGLNFGGAGGLATLTIKQLSEGRQIDLGSKPGTALGLTNDELNRVAVNNVNIGDASSGNIAISAPVNLVNQQDVDGIRYLNLETGGALVATDKLAMHQADSELSVTAASLTVGNGGGLSAGAAVSLTADNMSLGGSSQSIRAGTGTGTGTVNLSRRTDNGSIEIGSAGADSIDSLGLTESELKTVGASTIAIGNDNYTGALNLQGALDLSNSNNLNLLQLRTGGNINLNGAVAVAKDLTVAAGSFGSDSVISANGIVSVGGAFLLDGGNWVQNNASLPAFSAYSFNVNNGSFLRVKGGNGDAARPYQIADVYGLQGIGTQSHSKHYSLVANIDASGTANWNRGNGRTGFAPMFTGDDLAYAGIFDGGNHSISGLTINGGVNSPYFGSGLFARLQGGTIRNLAMVGGSVVGGNNVGAVAGNNGGGTISNVTSSMSISGNTNVGGLVGFNSGTISNATATGAVTGLDATYNSGYSTVGGLVGSNSSSGTITVARATGAVTAPGEQVGGLVGNNNGAISQAYATGSVDGGASVGGLVGRNGGTIGDAYATGAIGMVRVYDIYPSNLGGVIGWSVAGSSASRLYFSGTVSSNNVTSGTVGAVVGRADPGAGVGPAFFNYDIAGTYFDQGGSTGRTTADMSKQSSFGGFNFGDNAVWRIYEGHTTPLLKAFLTPLQVTAGGASSRVYDGQVASVGPLSYVGLLNGDLGASGTATYGDARNVGTYALGGLWSTQYDISYAGAASVSITPRALSVILGGSKVYDGELGFANVSLSLDNVVSGDYVSVAGTAAQFLDKNAGTGKPVTVSGLTILTGNELGNYSLADTATGTADITRATLALGNVSAANKIYDGNTTASISGNLTGVIGSDQVRLTGLLGSFNNKNVGAAKDVSYSVTESNLTGNDAGNYVLATGGSTSATITARTLNLGFAGVNKTYDGNAAATLTITDDRVANDVLTATASGAFADKNAAANKAVTVENASLSGTDAGNYVLASTTGATSATIMQRALALGFTAAGKTYDGNTAATVSVTDNRVTGDVLTATATGSFADKDAGVNKVVTVANATLSGTDAANYLLTSTTGATSATITQRALALGFMAAGKTYDGNTAATLVVTDNRVAGDVLTATATGAFADKNAGANKVVTVQNASLSGTDAANYVLDSTTGAASATIAQRALALGFTAAGKTYDGNTAASLSVTDNRVAGDVLTATAIGAFADKNAGANKVVTVQNASLSGTDAANYVLDSTTGVASATIAQRALALGFTAAGKTYDGNTAASLSVTDNRVAGDVLTATATGAFADKNAGANKVVTVQNASLSGTDAANYVLDSTTGVASATIAQRALALGFTAAGKTYDGNTAATVSVTDNRVAGDVLTASATGAFADKNAGANKVVTVQNASLSGTDAANYVLDSTTGVASATIAQRALALGFTAAGKTYDGNTAATVSVTDNRVAGDVLTASATGAFADKNAGVGKVVMVQNASLSGTDAANYVLGSASGVTSATIAQRALALGFTAAGKTYDGNTAAVVAVTDNRVAGDVLIATANGSFADKNAGINKTVMVQNATLSGTDAANYVLDSTTGATSATIAQRALALGFTAAGKTYDGNIAATVAVTDNRVAGDVLTATASGAFADKNAGVNKTVAVQNATLSGADAANYVLTSTTGAASATITQRALALAFTAAGKTYDGNTAATVSVTDNRVAGDVLTASASGAFADKNAGANKLVTVQNASLSGADAGNYVLDATTGATSATIAQRALALGFTAAGKTYDGNIAATVAVTDNRVAGDVLIATASGTFADKNAGVNKTVAVQNATLSGADAANYVLDSTTGTASATIAQRALVLGFTAAGKTYDGNTAATVSVTDNRVAGDVLTASASGAFADKNAGGNKVVRVQNASLSGTDAANYVLDSTTGATSATIAQRALALGFTAAGKTYDGNTAATVAVTDNRVTGDVLTATATGAFADKNAGAKKVVTVQNASLSGTDAANYVLDATTGATSATIAQRALTLGYTGNDKVYDGGSTATVAIADNRLAGDVLNVSASAAFADKNAGSGKTVTVSNASLSGTDAGNYTLAASGGATTASIARAALTLSSISASDKVYDGTQAANVSGTVAGVIGQDAVSLAGGSGVFADRNFGTGKAVAVSGFQLAGSDAGNYTLTTNSGVAQASIAQRALSTWIGASGGLWSDAANWEGGVAPSGSNVLAADFAASTGTVVYTAAAGDTVLDSFTSRGGLNLAGGSLLVNGAFSAANYAQSGGLLGGSGNVTVSNSFSQSAGAINVGGNLAISQASGDLRFAALAANAISLTASTGAISQSGAVVANRLTTQSQSGTVLNDAGNRLKSFSASNSGAGGIALTTTSAPDVLVLGSLATGAGDVRIESTGGMESHAITSGSGNVTLIAHSPVNVQGAISANDVTIDASTAVSFGDGARVDAARTVAVTAGTGVTFAGAAALDVLATGGINVLARNGDLTAADTVRINSRGAPVTLLAPNGRLIVPASVMVAAPVTTPVVPPSAVTVPGNAVASLTNTYNPLNQISTPNSVSSPLLANLALDDSTKKATDESKNGIKKSFCN; this is translated from the coding sequence ATGACCAAACAAAAACCATTGCGCACCGTGCCCGCCGGCCACCCCTTCGAGCCGCCGCTGCGCCGTACCGCGCTGGCGCTGCTGATCGCCGCCTGTTTCAATGCCGCCCATGCCAATCCGGTCGCGCCGCAAGTGGTGCATGGCCAGGCCACGTTCAACCAGCAGGGCAACCTGTTTACCATCACCAATACGCCCAATACCATCATCAACTGGCAAAGTTTTTCCGTGAATGCCGGTGAGATCACGCGCTTTGTCCAGCGAAACGCCGGCAGCAGCGTATTGAACCGCATCACCGGCCAAGACCCCAGCAAGATCCTCGGATCCCTGCAGTCGAACGGTAAAGTATTCCTGATCAATCCGAACGGCGTGCTGTTCGGCCGCGATGCGCGCGTCGATGTGGCGGGGCTGGTGGCCTCCAGCCTGGCGTTGTCGAACCAGGACTTCCTGGCCGGCAAGATGAGCTTCAAGGCTGGCGACACGGCCGGCGCCGTCATCAACCAGGGCGCCATCAACGTCGGCAGCGGCGGGCAAATCCTGCTGATCGCGCCGAACGTGGAAAACAGCGGCATCCTCACGGCGCCGAACGGCGACGTGCTGCTGGCCGCCGGCCACAGCGTGCAACTGGCCGACGCCGCCAACCCGGACTTGCGCGTGGTGCTGTCCGCGCCCGCCGACCAGGCCATCAACATCGGCCAGGTGGTGGCGCAGGGCGGGCGTATCGGCATGGCCGGCGCGCTGCTGAGCCAGCGTGGCGTACTCAACGCCAACAGCGCAGTGGTAGGCGAGAACGGCAAGATCGTGTTGAAAGCCAGCGGCAAGACGCTGCTGGAAAATGGCAGCGTCACCAGCGCCACCAGTGCGGTGGGCGAGGGGGGCGAGATTACCGTGCTGGGCGACCAGGTCGGCATGCAGGGCAATGCCAGCGTGGACGCCAGCGGCGCTCTCGGTGGCGGCACGGTGCTGCTGGGCGGCGACTATCAAGGCAAGAACCCGGCGATTGCCAACGCGCGCCAGGTGGCGGTCGGCAAGGATGCCACCATCGCCGCCGACGCGTTGGAGAACGGCGACGGCGGCAAGGTCATCATGTGGGGCAACGAGACTGCGCGCGTGTTCGGCAGCATTTCGGCGCGCGGCGGCGCGGTGTCGGGCAATGGCGGCCTGGTGGAAACGTCGGGCCGTTACCTGGCGGTCGATGGCATCCGCGTCGATACCAGCGCGCGAAGCGGCAAGCGCGGCAACTGGCTGCTCGATCCCTACGATATCGAAGTCGTGGCCGGCTACAACGGCCAATTGCAGAGCGTTGACCAGTTTGCCGACGAGCCGCTCAACGCCTCCATCGGCGCCGGCACGATTTCGAATGCCGGCAGCAACGTCATCCTGCAGGCGACGCACCGCATCACCTTCAACAGCGCCATCAACATGGTCAATAGCGGCGCGGGCCTCACTGCCCAGGCAGGCGAGGCGATCAACGTCAATGCAGCGATCACCACCATTGGTGGCGCGGTCAACCTGTCGGCCAACGATGCGGCCGGCGGCATGGCGTATGGCGCCAGCGGCAGCGTCAACCTGAACGCGGCCATCATCACCGATTATGGCGACGTTACGTTGTCCGGCGCCAGCATCCTCGGTGCCGGCACGGTCAACGTCGGCAACGGCAGCCTGAGCTTGAAAAGCAACCGGGCTGGCGGCAGCATCGCACTGAGCGGCACCGGCAATCAATTGGTGGGCAGTGGTGCGGAAGGGCAGACCGTGCGCTTGCAGGCCGACAATATCAGCTTTACCGGCGGCCTCAATTTCGGCGGCGCCGGTGGCCTGGCCACGCTGACCATCAAGCAGCTGAGCGAAGGCCGCCAGATCGACCTGGGCAGCAAGCCGGGGACTGCGCTGGGCCTGACCAACGATGAACTGAACCGCGTTGCCGTCAACAACGTCAATATCGGCGATGCCAGCTCCGGCAACATCGCCATCAGCGCGCCGGTCAACCTGGTCAATCAGCAGGATGTGGACGGCATCAGGTACCTGAACCTGGAAACCGGCGGCGCCCTGGTCGCCACGGACAAGCTGGCCATGCACCAGGCCGACAGCGAACTCAGCGTGACCGCCGCCAGCCTAACGGTCGGCAACGGCGGCGGTCTGTCGGCGGGCGCCGCCGTCAGCCTGACGGCTGATAACATGAGCCTGGGTGGCTCGTCCCAATCGATTCGCGCCGGAACCGGGACCGGGACCGGGACCGTCAACCTGAGCCGCCGCACCGATAACGGCAGCATCGAAATCGGCAGCGCCGGCGCGGACAGTATCGACAGCCTGGGCCTGACCGAAAGCGAACTGAAAACCGTCGGCGCATCGACCATCGCGATCGGCAATGACAACTACACCGGCGCGCTGAATCTGCAAGGCGCGCTCGACCTGAGCAACTCGAATAACCTCAACCTGCTGCAATTGCGCACCGGTGGCAATATCAACCTGAACGGCGCCGTGGCCGTCGCGAAGGATCTGACCGTTGCGGCCGGTTCCTTCGGCTCGGACAGTGTGATCAGCGCCAATGGCATCGTCAGCGTCGGCGGCGCTTTCCTGCTCGATGGCGGCAACTGGGTACAGAACAACGCCAGCTTGCCCGCGTTTTCCGCGTACAGCTTCAATGTCAACAACGGCAGCTTCTTGCGCGTCAAGGGCGGCAATGGCGATGCGGCAAGGCCGTACCAGATCGCCGATGTGTACGGCTTGCAAGGGATCGGCACGCAAAGCCACAGCAAGCATTACAGCCTGGTAGCCAATATCGACGCCAGCGGCACGGCCAACTGGAACCGGGGCAATGGGCGCACCGGTTTCGCACCGATGTTCACTGGCGACGACCTGGCTTATGCAGGCATCTTCGATGGCGGCAATCACAGCATCAGCGGCTTGACCATCAACGGCGGCGTCAACTCACCGTATTTCGGCAGCGGCCTGTTTGCAAGGCTGCAGGGGGGCACCATCCGCAACCTGGCGATGGTGGGCGGCAGCGTTGTCGGCGGTAATAATGTGGGTGCGGTGGCGGGCAACAATGGTGGCGGCACGATCAGCAACGTCACCAGCAGCATGTCCATCAGCGGCAACACCAATGTCGGCGGCCTGGTGGGCTTCAATAGCGGCACGATCAGCAATGCCACCGCCACTGGCGCCGTGACGGGGCTCGATGCTACGTATAACTCGGGCTATTCGACCGTGGGCGGCCTGGTAGGGAGCAATAGCAGCAGCGGTACCATCACGGTGGCGCGCGCCACGGGCGCGGTCACCGCGCCTGGTGAACAGGTGGGCGGCCTGGTCGGCAATAACAACGGCGCCATCTCGCAAGCGTACGCTACCGGCAGCGTCGATGGCGGGGCCAGTGTCGGCGGCCTGGTCGGACGCAATGGCGGCACCATCGGCGACGCCTATGCGACCGGCGCCATTGGCATGGTCAGGGTCTACGACATTTACCCAAGCAACCTTGGCGGCGTGATTGGCTGGAGCGTGGCGGGCAGCAGCGCCAGCCGCCTGTATTTTTCCGGCACTGTATCGAGTAATAACGTCACCTCCGGGACCGTGGGCGCCGTGGTCGGGCGCGCCGATCCTGGCGCGGGCGTGGGGCCGGCTTTCTTCAACTACGACATTGCCGGCACTTATTTTGACCAGGGCGGCTCCACCGGGCGCACTACGGCCGACATGAGCAAGCAAAGCAGTTTCGGCGGTTTCAATTTCGGCGACAATGCCGTCTGGCGCATCTACGAGGGCCATACCACGCCGCTGTTGAAAGCTTTCCTGACGCCGTTGCAGGTAACCGCCGGCGGTGCCTCCAGCCGCGTCTACGACGGCCAGGTGGCCAGCGTCGGACCGCTCAGCTATGTCGGGCTGCTCAACGGCGACCTGGGCGCCAGCGGCACGGCCACGTATGGCGACGCGCGCAATGTCGGCACTTATGCACTGGGCGGACTGTGGTCCACCCAGTACGACATCAGCTATGCCGGCGCTGCCAGCGTGTCCATCACGCCGCGAGCGTTGAGCGTAATCCTGGGCGGCAGCAAGGTGTACGATGGTGAGCTCGGCTTTGCCAATGTATCGTTAAGCCTGGACAACGTTGTCAGCGGAGACTACGTGAGCGTGGCTGGCACCGCCGCACAATTTCTCGACAAGAACGCTGGCACCGGCAAGCCGGTCACGGTCAGCGGCCTGACTATTTTGACCGGTAATGAACTGGGCAATTACAGCCTGGCAGATACCGCCACCGGCACGGCCGATATCACCCGCGCCACGCTCGCCCTGGGCAATGTCAGCGCGGCCAATAAAATCTACGATGGCAACACCACCGCCAGCATCAGCGGCAACCTGACTGGCGTGATCGGCAGCGACCAGGTCCGGCTAACGGGCCTCTTGGGCAGTTTCAACAACAAGAACGTAGGCGCCGCCAAGGATGTCAGTTACAGCGTGACCGAGAGCAATCTCACTGGCAACGATGCTGGAAACTATGTGTTGGCCACCGGAGGCAGCACCAGTGCCACCATCACGGCGCGCACGCTCAATCTGGGCTTCGCTGGCGTTAATAAGACCTATGATGGCAACGCGGCGGCGACCTTGACGATTACTGACGATCGTGTCGCGAACGACGTGCTGACAGCAACGGCCAGCGGCGCCTTTGCCGACAAGAACGCCGCTGCCAACAAAGCGGTCACGGTGGAAAATGCCAGCTTGTCCGGCACGGATGCTGGCAACTACGTGCTGGCCTCGACCACCGGCGCGACCAGCGCCACCATCATGCAGCGCGCATTGGCGCTGGGCTTTACTGCTGCCGGCAAAACCTATGACGGCAACACTGCCGCCACGGTTTCGGTGACCGACAACCGCGTGACTGGTGACGTACTGACGGCAACGGCTACCGGTTCATTTGCCGACAAGGACGCAGGCGTCAACAAGGTAGTAACGGTAGCGAACGCCACCCTGTCAGGTACCGATGCCGCCAACTACTTGCTGACCTCGACCACCGGCGCGACCAGCGCCACCATTACGCAGCGCGCGCTGGCGCTGGGCTTTATGGCCGCCGGCAAGACCTATGATGGCAACACTGCCGCCACGCTCGTCGTGACCGACAACCGTGTGGCTGGCGACGTGCTGACGGCAACGGCGACTGGCGCATTTGCTGACAAGAATGCTGGCGCCAATAAAGTGGTGACAGTGCAGAACGCCAGCCTGTCCGGTACCGATGCAGCCAACTACGTGCTGGACTCGACCACCGGTGCTGCCAGCGCCACCATTGCGCAACGAGCGCTGGCGCTGGGCTTTACGGCAGCGGGTAAAACCTACGACGGCAATACCGCCGCCTCGCTCTCGGTGACGGACAACCGCGTTGCTGGCGACGTGCTGACAGCAACGGCCATTGGCGCCTTCGCCGACAAGAATGCTGGCGCCAATAAAGTGGTGACAGTGCAGAACGCCAGCCTGTCCGGTACCGATGCAGCCAACTACGTGCTGGACTCGACCACCGGTGTTGCCAGCGCCACCATTGCGCAACGAGCGCTGGCGCTGGGCTTTACGGCAGCGGGTAAAACCTACGACGGCAATACCGCCGCCTCGCTCTCGGTGACGGACAACCGCGTCGCTGGCGACGTGCTGACAGCAACGGCGACTGGCGCTTTTGCTGACAAGAATGCTGGCGCCAATAAAGTGGTGACAGTGCAGAACGCCAGCCTGTCCGGTACCGATGCAGCCAACTACGTGCTGGACTCGACCACCGGTGTTGCCAGCGCCACCATTGCGCAACGAGCGCTGGCGCTGGGCTTCACGGCAGCGGGTAAAACCTACGACGGGAATACCGCCGCTACTGTGTCGGTGACCGACAACCGCGTCGCTGGCGACGTGCTGACGGCATCTGCGACGGGCGCGTTTGCCGACAAGAATGCTGGCGCCAATAAAGTGGTGACAGTGCAGAACGCCAGCCTGTCCGGTACCGATGCAGCCAACTACGTGCTGGACTCGACCACCGGTGTTGCCAGCGCCACCATTGCGCAACGAGCGCTGGCGCTGGGCTTCACGGCAGCGGGTAAAACCTACGACGGGAATACCGCCGCTACTGTGTCGGTGACCGACAACCGCGTCGCTGGCGACGTGCTGACGGCATCGGCGACGGGCGCGTTTGCCGACAAGAACGCGGGCGTAGGCAAGGTCGTGATGGTGCAGAACGCCAGCCTGTCCGGCACGGATGCCGCCAACTACGTGCTGGGCTCGGCCTCTGGCGTCACCAGCGCCACCATTGCGCAGCGCGCGCTGGCGTTGGGCTTTACGGCTGCCGGTAAAACCTACGACGGCAACACCGCTGCCGTGGTCGCCGTGACCGATAACCGTGTTGCTGGTGACGTGCTGATAGCAACAGCCAATGGTTCATTCGCGGACAAGAACGCAGGCATCAACAAGACCGTAATGGTGCAGAACGCCACCCTGTCCGGGACCGATGCCGCTAATTACGTCTTGGACTCGACGACTGGTGCCACCAGCGCCACTATTGCGCAACGTGCACTGGCGCTGGGCTTTACGGCAGCTGGCAAGACCTACGACGGTAACATTGCCGCCACGGTCGCTGTGACCGATAACCGTGTTGCCGGTGACGTGCTGACCGCCACGGCTAGTGGCGCGTTTGCCGACAAGAACGCAGGCGTCAACAAGACCGTAGCGGTGCAGAACGCCACCCTGTCCGGCGCAGATGCCGCCAACTATGTGCTGACCTCGACCACCGGTGCTGCCAGCGCCACTATCACGCAGCGCGCACTGGCACTTGCCTTTACGGCAGCGGGTAAAACCTACGACGGCAATACCGCCGCCACGGTCTCCGTGACTGACAACCGCGTCGCTGGCGACGTGCTGACGGCATCGGCCAGCGGCGCATTTGCTGACAAGAATGCTGGCGCCAACAAATTGGTGACGGTGCAGAACGCCAGCCTGTCCGGCGCAGATGCCGGTAACTACGTGCTGGACGCGACCACCGGCGCCACCAGCGCCACTATTGCGCAACGTGCACTGGCGCTGGGCTTCACGGCAGCTGGCAAGACCTACGACGGTAACATTGCCGCCACGGTCGCTGTGACCGATAACCGCGTTGCCGGTGACGTGCTGATCGCCACGGCTAGTGGCACGTTTGCCGACAAGAACGCGGGCGTCAACAAGACCGTAGCGGTGCAGAACGCCACCCTGTCCGGCGCAGATGCCGCCAACTACGTGCTGGACTCGACCACCGGTACTGCCAGCGCCACCATTGCGCAACGAGCGCTGGTGCTGGGCTTTACGGCAGCGGGCAAAACCTACGACGGCAATACCGCCGCCACGGTCTCCGTGACTGACAACCGCGTCGCTGGCGACGTGCTGACGGCATCGGCCAGCGGCGCATTTGCTGACAAGAATGCTGGCGGCAATAAAGTGGTGAGAGTGCAGAACGCCAGCCTGTCCGGCACCGATGCCGCCAACTACGTATTGGACTCGACCACCGGCGCGACCAGCGCCACCATTGCGCAACGCGCGCTGGCGCTTGGATTCACGGCCGCCGGCAAAACCTATGACGGCAACACTGCTGCCACAGTTGCAGTGACCGACAACCGCGTGACTGGTGACGTACTGACAGCAACGGCCACTGGCGCCTTCGCCGACAAGAACGCCGGTGCCAAGAAAGTCGTAACGGTGCAGAACGCCAGCCTGTCCGGCACCGATGCCGCCAACTACGTGCTGGACGCGACCACCGGCGCCACCAGCGCCACCATCGCGCAACGCGCCCTGACCCTGGGCTATACCGGTAACGACAAGGTGTATGACGGCGGCAGCACGGCCACGGTCGCGATTGCGGACAACCGACTCGCGGGCGATGTGTTGAACGTCTCGGCCAGCGCCGCGTTTGCCGACAAGAATGCCGGCAGCGGCAAGACGGTTACGGTAAGCAATGCCAGCCTGTCCGGCACCGATGCCGGTAACTATACGCTGGCCGCATCCGGTGGCGCGACCACGGCCAGCATTGCCCGCGCGGCACTGACCCTGAGCAGCATCAGCGCCAGCGACAAGGTGTACGACGGCACCCAGGCGGCCAATGTCAGCGGCACGGTGGCCGGCGTGATCGGCCAGGATGCGGTTAGCCTGGCCGGCGGTAGCGGCGTCTTTGCCGACCGCAATTTCGGTACCGGCAAAGCCGTGGCGGTGAGCGGCTTCCAGCTGGCCGGCAGCGATGCCGGCAATTACACCTTGACGACCAACAGCGGCGTGGCGCAGGCCAGCATCGCGCAACGCGCCTTGTCAACCTGGATCGGCGCGAGCGGCGGCTTGTGGAGCGACGCCGCCAACTGGGAAGGAGGCGTGGCGCCAAGCGGCAGCAATGTGCTGGCAGCCGATTTTGCGGCCAGCACCGGCACCGTGGTGTACACGGCTGCCGCCGGCGACACGGTACTCGACAGCTTTACCTCGCGCGGCGGCCTGAACCTGGCCGGCGGCAGCCTGCTGGTCAATGGCGCCTTCAGCGCCGCCAACTACGCGCAAAGCGGTGGTTTGCTCGGAGGTTCCGGCAATGTCACGGTCAGCAACAGCTTCAGCCAGAGCGCCGGCGCCATCAACGTGGGCGGCAACCTGGCCATCAGCCAGGCCAGCGGCGACCTGCGGTTTGCTGCGCTGGCGGCCAATGCCATCAGCTTGACCGCCAGCACGGGCGCCATCAGCCAGAGCGGTGCGGTGGTGGCCAATCGCCTGACAACGCAATCGCAAAGCGGTACCGTGTTGAACGACGCGGGCAATCGCCTTAAAAGCTTTAGCGCCAGCAATAGCGGCGCCGGCGGCATAGCCTTGACCACGACCAGCGCGCCCGATGTGCTGGTGCTGGGCAGCCTTGCCACTGGCGCCGGCGATGTGCGCATCGAAAGCACGGGCGGCATGGAAAGCCATGCCATTACCAGCGGCAGCGGCAACGTGACCCTGATCGCGCACAGCCCGGTCAACGTGCAGGGCGCCATCAGCGCCAACGATGTCACCATTGACGCCAGCACGGCCGTGAGCTTCGGCGACGGTGCGCGCGTCGATGCGGCGCGCACCGTCGCGGTCACGGCCGGCACCGGCGTCACGTTTGCCGGCGCGGCCGCCCTCGATGTGCTGGCGACGGGCGGCATCAATGTCCTGGCCAGAAACGGCGACCTGACCGCCGCCGATACCGTGCGCATCAACAGCCGCGGCGCGCCGGTTACCTTGCTGGCGCCAAATGGCAGGTTGATCGTGCCAGCTTCCGTGATGGTGGCCGCGCCGGTGACCACGCCGGTGGTGCCGCCATCGGCGGTCACCGTCCCTGGCAATGCCGTGGCCTCGCTGACCAACACGTATAACCCGCTCAACCAGATCAGTACGCCCAACAGTGTGAGCAGCCCGCTGCTGGCAAACCTGGCCCTGGACGACTCGACGAAGAAAGCAACAGATGAATCCAAAAACGGTATCAAGAAGTCGTTCTGCAACTAG